A section of the Clostridium felsineum DSM 794 genome encodes:
- a CDS encoding MFS transporter, with the protein MTSKKSFELNKFIIFIMAVTCTFTVANLYYCQPLLGQIAKAFNVTEASAGFVVTLTQIGYAFGMFLLVPLGDIRERKKLILEMLLLVSIFLLVAFFSENYYVLLIAVFFIGFTTIIPQLIVPFAAHLSRPKERGQVIGNVMSGLLIGILLSRVFSGIIGDALGWRNVYLIASAMMIAFLLIIAVVFPKSTPISKISYKNLIFSMWGLIKREKVLREASINGALMFGSFSIFWTALVFLLESKVYNMGSKEAGFFGVVGIIGALAAPIVGKVADKKTPRFALGFAIIFSTIAYICFWTMGYKIYGLIIGVILLDLGNQTGQVSNQARIQAISDQERSRINTVFMVSYFTGGSIGSFISAVFWQMFGWNGVCLIGMLFQIIAIIFHFIIYNAKLSIKE; encoded by the coding sequence ATGACTAGCAAAAAATCTTTTGAACTTAATAAATTTATTATATTTATTATGGCGGTAACTTGTACGTTTACAGTTGCTAATTTATATTATTGTCAGCCTCTTTTAGGACAAATAGCTAAAGCCTTTAATGTAACAGAAGCCAGTGCTGGATTTGTTGTTACATTAACTCAAATAGGGTATGCTTTTGGAATGTTTCTACTTGTGCCTCTTGGAGATATAAGAGAAAGAAAAAAGCTTATATTAGAAATGCTTTTATTGGTGTCTATATTTCTTCTTGTAGCCTTTTTTTCTGAAAATTACTATGTGTTATTGATTGCAGTCTTTTTTATAGGATTTACAACAATAATACCACAGCTTATTGTTCCGTTTGCAGCCCATCTTTCAAGACCAAAAGAGCGTGGGCAAGTAATAGGAAATGTTATGAGTGGGCTCTTAATAGGTATTCTGTTATCTAGAGTTTTTAGTGGAATAATAGGAGATGCTTTAGGATGGAGGAATGTGTATTTAATAGCTTCAGCAATGATGATTGCTTTTTTATTAATAATTGCAGTCGTATTTCCTAAAAGCACTCCTATATCTAAAATAAGTTACAAGAATCTAATATTCTCCATGTGGGGATTAATAAAAAGGGAAAAAGTACTTAGAGAAGCTTCTATTAATGGTGCTCTTATGTTTGGATCCTTTAGTATTTTTTGGACCGCACTTGTATTTTTATTAGAATCTAAGGTGTATAATATGGGATCAAAAGAAGCAGGATTTTTTGGAGTGGTTGGTATAATTGGTGCATTAGCAGCTCCTATAGTTGGAAAAGTTGCAGATAAAAAAACTCCAAGATTTGCTTTGGGGTTTGCTATAATTTTTTCTACAATAGCATATATTTGCTTTTGGACAATGGGATATAAAATATATGGACTTATAATTGGAGTTATTTTACTTGATCTAGGAAACCAAACTGGACAAGTTTCAAACCAAGCAAGAATTCAAGCTATAAGTGACCAAGAGAGAAGTCGTATAAATACTGTATTTATGGTTTCGTATTTTACTGGAGGTTCAATTGGATCCTTTATTTCAGCTGTATTTTGGCAAATGTTTGGATGGAATGGTGTATGTCTTATTGGTATGCTTTTTCAAATAATCGCAATTATATTTCACTTTATTATATATAATGCTAAATTATCTATTAAAGAATAG
- a CDS encoding MarR family winged helix-turn-helix transcriptional regulator, giving the protein MMNLNYEKQISELLLDTICKFDERDSKERNFGTDVNIHHSEIHMIKFIKENTNLHISAIARKLGITRGAVSQTINRLQKKGLITKEMNEVNNSKLVLKLTHKGESAYLNHENYHKQYEIRIKNILGNMRGGSEEVIYNFLLEFNKEI; this is encoded by the coding sequence ATGATGAATTTAAATTATGAAAAACAAATAAGTGAACTTTTATTAGATACTATATGTAAATTTGATGAAAGAGATTCTAAGGAAAGAAATTTTGGTACAGATGTAAATATACATCATTCTGAAATTCATATGATTAAATTTATAAAGGAAAATACAAATTTGCATATTTCGGCTATAGCTAGAAAACTAGGAATTACAAGGGGGGCAGTTTCTCAAACTATAAATAGGCTTCAGAAAAAAGGTCTTATAACAAAGGAGATGAACGAGGTTAACAATTCTAAGCTTGTATTAAAATTAACACATAAGGGTGAAAGTGCATATTTAAACCATGAAAATTACCATAAGCAATATGAAATTAGAATTAAGAATATTTTAGGAAATATGAGGGGAGGAAGTGAGGAGGTTATATATAATTTCTTGCTGGAATTTAATAAGGAAATATAA
- a CDS encoding M48 family metallopeptidase: MSKKKTNIIFLICISVVIFFVRLKSGPMANYYHVMLTNDAIRMRYYKINVMLEIIYTIMGIVVPLLIIFSRIHVSLEKFSYKNRKVCLPGICIYLFLFVIVDHIFYLPLDIYSGFINDHIFALSNQSLGKWALNWSINVLTTAFFLALVLWIPYKLAKKSPKRWWLYTWVIFIPIIIFSYIISPIVIDPMYNKFEPIKDKKLENKIQNLAHRAGVYNCQLYQVNKSADTKQINAYMTGALNTKRIVIWDTAIKNLSERELEFVVSHEMGHYVLHHNTINCFGTIGGLFIMLYIIHKITPYIIEKRSSLLRIDSISDVKSLPLIMLIIFICTAISDPVYNAASRKMEYSADTFAIELTRDNAAGVSLFKKLSVKNLSITEPDKWYEIWKYTHPSLKERIDFVNSYKPWNQNKPLKYSKYIK, from the coding sequence ATGAGTAAGAAAAAAACTAATATTATATTTTTAATATGTATTTCAGTAGTAATTTTTTTTGTAAGACTTAAAAGTGGGCCAATGGCTAATTATTATCATGTAATGTTAACTAATGATGCGATTAGAATGAGATATTATAAAATCAATGTTATGCTTGAAATAATTTATACGATTATGGGCATAGTAGTACCTTTACTAATTATTTTTTCAAGAATACATGTAAGTCTTGAAAAATTTTCTTATAAAAATAGAAAGGTATGTCTTCCGGGTATTTGCATTTACTTGTTTCTATTTGTTATAGTGGACCACATTTTTTATTTGCCACTTGATATTTATTCTGGTTTTATAAATGATCATATTTTTGCATTATCTAATCAAAGCTTGGGAAAATGGGCACTTAATTGGTCTATTAATGTATTAACTACAGCTTTTTTTCTAGCACTTGTTTTATGGATTCCATACAAACTTGCTAAAAAGTCTCCTAAAAGATGGTGGCTCTATACTTGGGTAATATTTATTCCTATTATTATATTTTCTTATATAATTTCACCTATAGTGATAGACCCTATGTATAATAAGTTTGAGCCTATAAAGGATAAAAAACTTGAAAATAAAATACAAAATCTTGCACATAGAGCAGGAGTATATAATTGTCAACTTTATCAGGTTAATAAGAGTGCGGATACAAAGCAAATAAATGCATATATGACGGGTGCTTTAAATACAAAAAGAATTGTTATATGGGATACGGCTATAAAGAATTTATCTGAAAGAGAATTAGAGTTTGTTGTTTCTCATGAAATGGGACATTATGTTTTACATCATAATACAATAAATTGCTTTGGGACTATAGGTGGATTATTTATAATGCTTTATATTATACATAAAATAACTCCGTATATAATTGAAAAGCGCAGTAGCTTACTTAGAATAGACAGTATTTCTGATGTTAAATCTCTTCCTCTCATTATGCTTATTATATTTATTTGTACAGCTATATCAGATCCGGTTTATAATGCGGCAAGTAGAAAAATGGAATATAGTGCAGATACTTTTGCTATAGAACTTACTCGTGATAATGCTGCGGGTGTAAGTTTGTTTAAAAAACTTTCAGTTAAAAATTTATCTATAACTGAGCCGGATAAATGGTATGAAATTTGGAAATATACACATCCATCCTTAAAGGAGAGGATTGATTTTGTTAATAGTTATAAACCATGGAATCAGAATAAGCCTTTAAAATATAGTAAATACATCAAATAA
- a CDS encoding GH25 family lysozyme yields the protein MKGIDIYSGQGSVDFNAVKESGVEIVYIKATEGVTYTDSTYQTFYNGAKEAGLKVGFYHFLRANDPVSEAKHFLDAISGLSVDCKCAIDVEVTMGQSTDEISSNVRSFADYLIAQGIEVCMYTYVSFYNDNLNSTVKDLPLWIAEYGVSTPDIDESYVGFQYSESGSVDGISGDVDLDEFADGILVGGTVVIDPSQGGDDSVKTIQQELNTLLKRGLEVDGIEGNETEQAIKDFQSIMGLEVDGIWGSNTEGAAQQIFSRPLDGVEYPHYEYATRYIQYRVGADIDGVFGNGTEEKVETWQENNGLTADGVVGADTWSKFLD from the coding sequence ATGAAAGGTATTGATATTTATTCAGGACAGGGAAGTGTAGACTTTAATGCAGTAAAAGAAAGTGGAGTTGAGATTGTATATATTAAAGCCACAGAAGGGGTAACTTATACAGATTCAACTTATCAAACTTTTTATAATGGAGCTAAAGAAGCGGGATTAAAAGTTGGATTTTATCATTTTTTAAGAGCAAATGATCCTGTTAGTGAAGCAAAGCATTTTTTAGACGCTATTTCAGGGCTATCAGTAGATTGTAAATGTGCTATAGATGTAGAAGTAACAATGGGACAAAGCACTGATGAAATAAGTTCTAATGTTAGGAGCTTTGCAGACTATTTAATAGCCCAAGGCATAGAGGTTTGTATGTATACTTATGTTAGCTTCTATAATGATAATTTAAATAGTACTGTTAAGGATTTACCTCTATGGATAGCTGAATATGGAGTAAGTACGCCTGATATAGATGAATCATATGTTGGGTTTCAATATTCAGAAAGTGGGAGTGTAGATGGTATAAGTGGAGATGTAGATTTAGATGAGTTTGCAGATGGTATACTTGTTGGTGGTACAGTTGTTATAGATCCAAGTCAAGGTGGGGATGACAGTGTGAAAACTATTCAGCAGGAGTTAAATACCTTATTGAAAAGAGGACTTGAAGTAGATGGAATAGAGGGAAACGAAACAGAACAGGCAATAAAAGATTTTCAGTCAATAATGGGTCTTGAGGTAGATGGAATTTGGGGATCCAACACTGAAGGTGCTGCACAGCAAATTTTTTCAAGACCACTGGATGGAGTAGAATATCCTCACTATGAATATGCCACAAGATATATTCAATATAGAGTTGGAGCAGATATAGATGGAGTTTTTGGTAATGGAACAGAAGAAAAGGTTGAGACTTGGCAGGAGAACAATGGGCTTACGGCAGATGGTGTTGTAGGGGCAGATACTTGGTCAAAATTCTTAGATTAA
- a CDS encoding hemolysin XhlA family protein has protein sequence MSEDYDAKLCKEWHKVIDEKLNLQNIRLNDHSDRIKKLEQRSAAVDERVENLCEQLKNLVDTLKWGFGILVTITLFILGYLIKTIV, from the coding sequence ATGAGTGAAGATTATGATGCAAAATTATGTAAGGAATGGCACAAAGTTATTGATGAAAAACTTAATCTACAAAATATAAGATTAAATGATCACAGTGACAGAATAAAAAAATTAGAACAGAGATCAGCAGCGGTAGATGAAAGAGTGGAAAATTTATGTGAGCAGCTTAAAAATTTAGTGGATACACTTAAATGGGGTTTTGGTATATTAGTTACCATTACCCTTTTTATTTTGGGGTATTTAATAAAAACTATTGTTTAA
- a CDS encoding Ig-like domain-containing protein, producing the protein MLMDLQSLGIDFKDEGENYVPKKDYAGNLFAKYVFDSNGVSTDKTTVKDLSGHGYDGTMTGVSITKDDELGECAYFNGSASIAFKNQIIPKGNKTIIITLKKDSGTQKSSEYEFVIKQGGKEQIFTSWSIRFDAFNDGCLNNLYFCNDSKTDMLNLHPLATNVCDGKKHTAIFNYYDNKTNNVYCDSLKVPVSSFDFSGGEYYTADNTIIGESYTGYIKSIEIYNDVVEFNSISTGISLNKTLDQLTVGQTDNLIATVAPDDTTDKSVVWTTSDPSVVSVDENGKITALREGKASIIVTTKDGSNLSATCIVNVVDVSVPDRACLNISMTNGQVKQYYVDMKLVNDFISWYKLRSSGSEAPFYEFDITQTSSIDVLRHDYVVFEKISSFTVDDYTK; encoded by the coding sequence GTGTTAATGGATTTACAAAGTTTGGGAATTGATTTCAAGGATGAAGGGGAAAATTATGTACCCAAGAAGGATTATGCTGGCAATTTGTTTGCTAAGTATGTATTTGATTCAAATGGAGTATCAACTGACAAAACTACAGTTAAAGATTTAAGTGGTCATGGCTATGATGGAACTATGACAGGAGTAAGTATAACAAAGGATGATGAGTTAGGAGAATGTGCATATTTCAATGGAAGTGCAAGTATTGCTTTTAAAAATCAAATTATACCTAAAGGTAATAAAACAATAATTATAACTTTAAAAAAGGATTCTGGTACACAAAAAAGTAGTGAATATGAATTTGTTATTAAGCAGGGAGGCAAGGAGCAAATATTTACCTCGTGGTCCATAAGATTTGATGCTTTTAATGACGGATGTTTAAATAATTTGTATTTTTGTAATGATAGCAAAACAGATATGTTAAATTTACATCCACTTGCAACTAATGTGTGTGATGGCAAAAAACATACTGCAATATTTAATTATTATGATAATAAAACTAATAATGTGTATTGTGATAGTTTAAAAGTGCCTGTGTCTTCTTTTGATTTTAGTGGTGGAGAATATTATACTGCAGACAATACCATAATTGGAGAAAGCTACACAGGGTATATAAAGTCAATTGAAATATATAATGATGTGGTTGAATTCAATAGCATAAGTACAGGTATATCTTTGAACAAAACCTTAGATCAATTAACTGTAGGACAAACAGATAATTTAATAGCAACGGTCGCTCCGGACGATACTACAGATAAATCGGTAGTATGGACAACAAGTGATCCTTCTGTGGTGTCAGTGGATGAAAACGGAAAAATAACAGCTTTAAGAGAGGGGAAAGCAAGTATAATAGTAACAACAAAGGATGGAAGTAATTTAAGTGCAACCTGTATAGTAAATGTTGTCGATGTATCTGTTCCAGACAGAGCTTGCCTTAATATATCGATGACTAATGGACAAGTAAAGCAATATTATGTAGACATGAAGCTAGTAAATGATTTTATATCCTGGTATAAGCTTAGATCATCAGGAAGTGAAGCACCTTTTTATGAATTTGATATAACTCAGACATCTTCAATAGATGTTTTAAGACATGATTATGTTGTATTCGAAAAGATATCATCTTTTACAGTTGATGATTATACAAAATAA
- a CDS encoding IS1182 family transposase codes for MNVTKLYTKNYNQFNDNLQLILPLNLENLIPEDDSVRLLSYLLEGLNYKKLYKAYSSVGRKSAVEPKIMFKIISYAYSQNIYSSRKIEKACKRDINFKWLLQGFKAPDHATISRFRKKYLSNEVIEDLFYQQVNYLAKEKELLFENVFIDGTKIEANANRYTFVWKKAIYKNEGKMFDKIIALVKTINLERLMKFTIERETLIDDINKILQWLLFEKEKRNIEFVHGIGKRKTAIQKWIEQLSQYKERQEKYNLSKKIFSKRNSYSKTDTDATFMHMKDDHMRNGQLKPAYNVQIAVDSEYVTGVGVFDDRNDIATLIPMITNMQEKIGHKYTNVIADSGYESEENYLFLESNNQIPYIKPQTYEKWKKRSFKNDISKRENMKYDVKTDTYICHNNRKLFPSYIIHKKSASGYTSEVTVYECENCDNCTLKSKCTKAKNNRKMQVSKTFIKKRQISYNNIKTELGTKLRMNRSIQVEGAFGILKSDYEFKRFLTRGKNSVKTEFILLCFGYNINKLHLKIQNERTQKYLHELKTIS; via the coding sequence ATGAACGTAACTAAATTATACACAAAAAATTATAATCAATTTAATGATAATTTGCAACTTATATTACCATTAAATTTAGAAAACTTAATACCAGAAGATGATTCGGTTCGTTTGCTAAGCTATTTGTTGGAGGGATTAAATTATAAAAAATTGTACAAGGCGTATTCTTCCGTAGGAAGAAAATCAGCAGTTGAACCCAAAATCATGTTCAAAATAATATCTTATGCTTATTCTCAAAATATTTATTCAAGTAGAAAGATAGAAAAAGCATGCAAAAGAGATATAAATTTCAAATGGCTACTTCAAGGCTTTAAAGCACCTGATCACGCTACTATAAGTAGATTTCGAAAAAAATATCTTTCAAATGAAGTGATTGAAGATTTATTTTATCAACAAGTTAACTATTTAGCTAAAGAAAAAGAATTATTATTTGAAAATGTATTTATCGATGGTACTAAAATTGAGGCAAATGCCAACCGATATACTTTTGTTTGGAAGAAAGCTATTTATAAAAATGAAGGTAAGATGTTTGATAAAATTATTGCTCTTGTTAAAACCATTAATCTTGAAAGATTAATGAAATTCACTATTGAGAGAGAAACTTTGATTGATGATATAAACAAAATTCTTCAATGGCTTTTATTTGAAAAAGAAAAAAGAAATATAGAGTTTGTTCATGGAATCGGTAAAAGAAAAACTGCAATTCAAAAGTGGATAGAACAACTATCACAATATAAAGAAAGACAAGAAAAATATAATTTAAGTAAGAAAATATTTTCAAAAAGAAATAGCTATTCTAAAACTGATACTGATGCAACTTTCATGCATATGAAAGATGATCATATGAGAAATGGTCAATTAAAACCTGCCTATAATGTACAAATAGCAGTTGATAGTGAATATGTAACTGGTGTTGGAGTATTTGATGATAGAAATGATATAGCAACATTAATACCAATGATTACTAATATGCAAGAAAAAATTGGTCATAAATATACTAATGTGATTGCAGATTCTGGTTACGAAAGTGAAGAAAACTATTTGTTTTTAGAGTCTAATAATCAAATACCATATATAAAACCTCAAACTTATGAGAAATGGAAAAAAAGAAGTTTTAAAAACGACATCAGTAAGCGTGAAAATATGAAATATGATGTTAAAACAGATACATATATTTGTCATAATAATAGAAAATTATTCCCATCATATATTATTCATAAAAAATCTGCAAGTGGGTATACGTCTGAGGTTACTGTTTATGAATGTGAAAATTGCGATAACTGCACTTTGAAATCAAAGTGCACAAAAGCAAAGAATAACCGAAAAATGCAGGTTTCAAAGACTTTTATTAAAAAGCGTCAAATTTCATACAACAATATCAAAACTGAATTGGGAACTAAATTGAGAATGAACAGATCTATTCAAGTTGAAGGTGCGTTTGGAATTTTAAAAAGCGACTATGAATTCAAAAGATTTTTAACACGTGGAAAAAATAGTGTAAAAACTGAATTTATTTTGCTTTGTTTTGGATATAACATTAACAAATTACATTTAAAAATCCAAAATGAAAGAACTCAAAAGTATCTTCACGAATTAAAAACTATTTCCTAA
- a CDS encoding Ig-like domain-containing protein → MNGKIKVFFAVFLVSILGCFTSVFADSTSGNYVPENNYSSNLVANYKLDETTGTNCIDSVHNNANYNGTYNGTTGGNDSNENYRSFNGSSDYISFSNSIVPVGEKTIKFKLKMSGNPYYNSAVLDNAEDSFGNKGITIYVTTDGKIQADFLNGQSSWADTMCMESNKKVCDNKWHTVVLTWDGTTNKDGIKWYIDDLVNPDSTFTSKYTMSGNATNSLMIGRSNNDNYKYYFQGALKDIEIYNTVVKYDSVKTGITLNKSTDSIPVGSEDLLTATISPDNVTDKSVNWSSSNAAIATVDSNGKVKAVGVGAATITATTVDGQTATCTINVTSQGEIRELLTIKMVDGSLEKYDLSKDELNDFVNWVYNRADGIGKAYYVFTVKPTDPYTTDIHTVFFDKIVSYEIQQYTKQ, encoded by the coding sequence ATGAATGGAAAAATTAAAGTATTCTTTGCAGTGTTTTTGGTTTCTATTTTAGGTTGTTTTACTAGTGTTTTTGCAGATAGTACTAGTGGAAATTATGTGCCTGAAAATAATTACTCAAGTAATCTGGTGGCAAATTATAAGTTAGATGAGACGACAGGAACAAATTGTATAGATAGTGTGCATAATAATGCAAATTATAATGGTACTTACAATGGAACTACAGGTGGAAATGATAGTAATGAAAATTATAGAAGCTTCAATGGTTCAAGCGATTATATTAGTTTTAGCAATTCTATAGTACCAGTGGGAGAGAAAACTATTAAATTCAAATTAAAAATGTCAGGTAATCCTTATTATAATTCTGCTGTTTTAGACAATGCAGAAGATAGTTTTGGAAATAAAGGCATAACTATATATGTAACTACAGATGGAAAAATCCAAGCAGACTTTTTGAATGGACAAAGTAGTTGGGCAGATACTATGTGTATGGAATCTAATAAGAAGGTATGTGATAATAAATGGCATACTGTAGTGTTAACTTGGGACGGAACTACAAACAAAGATGGAATTAAATGGTATATTGATGATTTAGTGAATCCGGATAGTACTTTTACATCAAAATATACTATGTCAGGAAATGCAACAAATTCTCTAATGATAGGGAGATCAAATAATGATAATTATAAATATTATTTTCAAGGAGCATTAAAGGATATAGAAATATATAATACTGTAGTCAAATATGATAGTGTAAAAACAGGTATAACTTTAAATAAAAGTACAGATTCTATTCCTGTAGGATCAGAAGATTTGTTAACTGCAACTATATCTCCAGATAATGTAACAGACAAGTCAGTAAACTGGAGTTCAAGTAATGCAGCAATTGCAACAGTTGATAGCAATGGAAAAGTAAAGGCAGTAGGAGTAGGCGCAGCAACAATAACAGCAACAACCGTGGATGGACAAACAGCTACATGTACCATAAATGTAACTTCACAGGGAGAGATAAGGGAACTTTTAACTATAAAAATGGTGGATGGAAGTTTAGAAAAATATGATTTATCTAAGGATGAATTAAATGATTTTGTAAATTGGGTTTACAATAGAGCTGATGGAATAGGAAAGGCATATTATGTGTTTACGGTTAAACCTACTGATCCATATACTACAGATATACATACTGTGTTTTTTGATAAGATAGTTTCATATGAAATTCAACAATATACAAAACAATGA
- a CDS encoding sigma factor-like helix-turn-helix DNA-binding protein, protein MRDKYKKIEGLLWDYKNMKAEIKNVELEIEALKEDYEGCVAISYKEKSSPTNKFNSVVENEVLNREKKINVLQKKKRINEILIQKIDNALETLSDTEKRIIELRYFYKLQFKQIAERLCMNETYCIQFKGKILHKLEGLVFM, encoded by the coding sequence ATGAGAGATAAGTATAAAAAAATAGAAGGTTTACTATGGGATTATAAAAATATGAAGGCAGAAATAAAAAACGTGGAGCTTGAGATTGAGGCACTAAAGGAAGATTATGAAGGTTGTGTGGCTATTAGCTATAAAGAAAAATCATCACCTACAAATAAATTTAATTCCGTTGTAGAAAATGAAGTGCTTAATAGAGAAAAAAAGATTAACGTTCTTCAAAAAAAGAAGAGAATTAATGAAATACTAATACAAAAAATTGATAATGCACTAGAGACACTTTCAGATACAGAAAAAAGAATTATAGAATTAAGATACTTTTATAAACTTCAATTTAAGCAAATAGCTGAAAGATTGTGTATGAATGAAACTTATTGTATACAGTTTAAAGGCAAAATATTACACAAGTTAGAAGGACTTGTGTTTATGTAG
- a CDS encoding helix-turn-helix domain-containing protein: MFNKDRIDFYMTRKGWTKYRLAKEAEIGQSTLSEILSGKKKNPSINTLQKIASALDITVDKLTNEKNTSETLSDPDRVFEDDLNEFGEFKTPEAAMQFIVKQPALAAYGGYDINKMTPHEILQFANELLNQLKLLGYKYKK; this comes from the coding sequence ATGTTTAACAAAGATAGAATAGACTTCTATATGACTAGAAAGGGTTGGACTAAATACAGACTTGCAAAGGAAGCAGAAATAGGTCAATCGACATTATCTGAAATATTAAGTGGCAAGAAGAAAAATCCAAGCATAAATACATTACAAAAAATAGCTTCTGCTTTAGATATAACTGTAGATAAACTTACAAACGAAAAGAACACTTCTGAAACTTTATCTGATCCTGATAGAGTTTTTGAAGATGATTTAAACGAATTTGGGGAATTTAAAACGCCAGAGGCTGCAATGCAATTCATAGTAAAGCAACCTGCTTTAGCTGCTTACGGTGGTTACGATATAAACAAGATGACCCCTCATGAAATACTACAATTTGCTAATGAACTTTTAAATCAACTAAAATTATTAGGTTATAAATATAAAAAATAA
- a CDS encoding ImmA/IrrE family metallo-endopeptidase: MEWIDNIILGLIDKFNTRDVYELCDCLNIKIVKLPFDSILLRKKDALYYRDYKDNEIIFINNTLPLSLEKFILAHELGHALCNPNLLCAAFTFSNKGKFEKQANYFAFKLSNIKFDEVALMGMSLEQIAAYIEIPYKVLRQFIL, from the coding sequence ATGGAATGGATTGATAATATAATCTTAGGATTAATAGATAAGTTCAATACTAGAGATGTATATGAGCTTTGCGACTGCTTAAATATAAAAATAGTAAAGCTTCCATTTGATAGCATACTTCTTAGAAAAAAAGATGCTCTTTATTATAGAGATTACAAAGACAACGAAATTATTTTTATAAATAACACACTTCCTTTGTCCTTAGAAAAATTCATCTTAGCTCATGAACTAGGACATGCTCTTTGTAATCCAAATTTACTTTGCGCTGCATTTACATTTTCAAATAAAGGCAAATTTGAAAAACAAGCTAATTACTTTGCCTTTAAACTAAGTAATATTAAATTTGATGAGGTAGCACTTATGGGAATGTCTTTAGAACAAATTGCTGCCTACATAGAAATTCCTTATAAAGTTTTAAGACAGTTTATCCTTTAG
- a CDS encoding VOC family protein, giving the protein MKFNCPLIVVTDIEVSRRFYEDILGQKVKYDFGENVVYEGDFSIQLKAHFSNMLKIDEEEIKFNSNSFELYFEEEDIEAFVEKLNKNKNVKYIHDLIEHPWGQRVIRFYDPDMHVIEVGESIKSVVKRFLKEGMSVYETAKRTQHPIEFVEKVLKDKLS; this is encoded by the coding sequence ATGAAATTTAACTGTCCACTTATAGTAGTTACAGATATTGAGGTATCAAGAAGGTTTTATGAGGATATTTTAGGTCAAAAAGTAAAATATGATTTTGGAGAAAATGTAGTTTATGAAGGTGATTTTTCTATACAATTAAAAGCTCACTTTTCAAACATGCTGAAAATAGATGAAGAAGAAATAAAATTTAATTCTAATTCCTTTGAATTATATTTTGAAGAGGAAGATATAGAGGCATTCGTTGAAAAGTTAAATAAAAATAAAAATGTAAAGTATATTCATGATTTAATTGAGCATCCATGGGGACAAAGAGTTATTAGATTTTATGATCCGGATATGCATGTAATTGAGGTAGGAGAAAGTATTAAGAGTGTTGTGAAACGTTTTTTAAAGGAAGGAATGTCTGTTTATGAAACGGCAAAACGTACACAACATCCTATTGAATTTGTTGAAAAGGTTCTAAAGGATAAACTGTCTTAA
- a CDS encoding GNAT family N-acetyltransferase: MKIIEQSPNEEASLVLLEELSKCLKDITGSSGKSSFNSLDVLVPRSLFIVAYDENENAVGCGAFRPINKEIAEVKRVYAKIKAKGIGKKILIYLENEAHKRGYSALVLETRKVNLRAVNFYKAMGYVATANYGKYVGNTEAICFRKEI; the protein is encoded by the coding sequence ATGAAAATTATTGAACAAAGCCCTAATGAAGAAGCTTCTTTAGTACTTTTAGAAGAGCTATCAAAGTGCCTTAAAGATATAACAGGAAGTAGTGGGAAGTCTTCTTTTAATAGTTTAGATGTATTGGTACCACGTTCTTTATTTATAGTGGCATATGATGAAAATGAAAATGCCGTTGGATGTGGTGCATTTAGACCTATAAATAAAGAAATTGCAGAAGTTAAGAGGGTATATGCAAAGATTAAAGCTAAAGGAATAGGTAAAAAAATTTTAATATACTTAGAAAATGAGGCACATAAAAGAGGATATTCAGCTTTAGTACTTGAGACTCGAAAAGTGAATTTAAGAGCTGTAAATTTTTATAAGGCTATGGGATATGTCGCTACAGCGAATTACGGTAAATACGTAGGCAATACTGAGGCAATATGTTTTAGAAAGGAAATATAA